From the genome of Vicia villosa cultivar HV-30 ecotype Madison, WI linkage group LG2, Vvil1.0, whole genome shotgun sequence, one region includes:
- the LOC131648748 gene encoding uncharacterized protein LOC131648748, which translates to MHDTATSTDMTNPNEVLNVAPLRMVHVDDLKVRKPRTPHVRRPKEDVRGRTTNPSSSTPREDLTKEGSRYVHKAIAKIVTRDVTKDVNDIGNIGADAGTGTATRTGSHVVDLDDFSDNDLIAAVNPGLTKRLMTRRKGKAVVQSSPKRKVTPRSPSADFIRKKSTSTGPIKSRAVSQSVSIGPTKSWSKVIPKKRKAQAIVDYDSDVDVDAQGIPLRKKPTTSKLAASVPEVPIDNISFHYPSSVNRWKYVYHKRLALERELDKNVIENKEIMDLIREAGLLKTKTVLIENQRTLEKYMSEENVINNFLGRSDEAQPELEVTDNKICEVITAKQVKAWPLKGKLSASKLSIKYAMLHKIGAANWVPTNHKSTVATVLGKFIYDVGTKTKFDYGTYIFDQTMKHAGIYSVKGPIAFPSIICGIIVNQYPNILSENDVVCKRESALSFHYKLFQGTHGPEIVTTSAGTSKDSTTTSKAVVIEMLKETCKELESRKLGLEKLISSLEMDEGAEFAEADMDEQGEEEGELDREVQKESSQDDGTGEDTADAELSTSESED; encoded by the exons ATGCATGACACTGCTACAAGCACTGATATGACTAACCCTAATGAGGTTCTGAATGTTGCACCCTTGAGAATGGTGCATGTTGATGATTTGAAGGTAAGGAAACCGCGCACTCCACATGTACGGAGACCAAAGGAGGATGTTCGCGGAAGAACCACCAATCCCTCATCTTCCACTCCTCGTGAGGATTTAACAAAGGAAGGATCAAGGTATGTTCATAAAGCCATTGCTAAAATTGTCACTC GTGATGTCACAAAGGATGTCAATGACATTGGGAATATTGGTGCTGATGCTGGTACAGGTACTGCTACAAGAACAGGCTCACATGTTGTGGATCTTGATGACTTTTCTGATAATGATCTGATAGCTGCTGTGAATCCTGGCTTAACCAAGAGGCTTATGACTAGGAGGAAAGGTAAGGCTGTTGTACAAAGTTCTCCGAAGAGAAAGGTTACTCCTAGAAGTCCCTCTGCTGACTTTATCAGGAAGAAAAGTACCTCTACAGGTCCCATAAAGAGCAGAGCTGTGTCTCAGAGTGTTTCTATTGGTCCAACCAAATCTTGGAGCAAAGTTATTCCCAAGAAAAGGAAGGCTCAAGCTATAGTTGATTATGACTCTGATGTTGATGTTGATGCTCAAGGCATTCCACTAAGGAAGAAACCAACAACCAGCAAGCTGGCTGCTAGTGTTCCTGAGGTACCCATTGATAATATCTCTTTTCATTATCCTTCTAGTGTCAATAGGTGGAAATATGTTTACCACAAGAGGTTAGCTTTGGAAAGGGAGTTGGATAAGAATGTCATTGAGAATAAAGAAATCATGGACCTGATTCGTGAAGCTGGACTATTGAAAACT AAAACTGTTCTAATAGAAAATCAAAGGACTTTAGAAAAGTATATGTCAGAGGAAAATGTTATCAACAACTTTCTTGGAAGATCTGatgaagctcaacctgagctgGAAGTGACTGACAACAAAATATGTGAGGTTATCACGGCTAAGCAGGTGAAAGCCTGGCCCCTGAAAGGAAAACTTTCTGCAAGCAAGCTCAGCATAAAATATGCAATGCTACACAAGATTGGAGCTGCTAACTGGGTCCCCACAAACCACAAGTCAACTGTTGCTACTGTGCTGGGAAAGTTTATATATGATGTTGGAACCAAGACCAAGTTTGACTATGGTACTTACATATTTGATCAGACAATGAAGCATGCCGGGATTTATAGTGTGAAGGGTCCTATTGCCTTCCCATCTATCATATGTGGTATAATTGTGAATCAGTACCCTAATATCCTAAGTGAAAATGATGTTGTTTGCAAGAGAGAAAGTGCTTTATCATTTCACTACAAACTGTTCCAAGGAACACATGGTCCTGAAATTGTCACAACATCAGCTGGAACATCCAAAGACAGCACAACTACAAGTAAGGCTGTCGTGATTGAAATGCTCAAGGAAACATGTAAAGAGCTAGAGTCCAGAAAACTGGGTCTTGAAAAATTGATCAGCTCCCTTGAGATGGATGAAGGAGCTGAGTTTGCTGAAGCTGATATGGATGAACAGGGTGAAGAAGAAGGTGAATTAGACAGAGAAGTTCAGAAAGAATCCAGTCAAGATGATGGCACTGGTGAAGACACTGCAGATGCTGAACTCAGTACCTCTGAGTCTGAAGACTGA